One Methylocaldum marinum DNA window includes the following coding sequences:
- a CDS encoding XdhC family protein: protein MSQSKELQDILAALDQAGKPRVLATVIEARGSTYRRAGARLLILDDGTLVGGLSGGCLEIDILARSEDITADGRPTVITYDHSSDADLVFGLALGCNGVIRVLIEPLPGGEPPAYLRAIQTSLALRQAMALAVVVGCSDDLGHRPGERLWIGADIAIGGELARSAYAECIIDDAREVLNSGRSELKTYGSGAGELEIFIESVRPPPSLIIFGAGHDAIPLADLGKRLGWHITVVDGRPAFVSRERFPMADEVCLCRAEAVPNDISLQETGAAVVMNHHYHHDRAILAHLLASPVPYVGVLGPRERTRKMLEELDRDGLGFDQTRLSRLHGPAGLDLGAETPDQVALSIIAEILAVSSGRSGAPLKYREAPIHEPPVF from the coding sequence ATGTCGCAGAGCAAGGAATTGCAGGACATTCTGGCCGCGCTCGATCAGGCAGGAAAGCCGCGTGTGCTGGCCACGGTGATCGAGGCGAGAGGTTCCACTTATCGGCGTGCAGGCGCGCGCTTGCTGATTCTGGATGACGGAACTCTGGTCGGCGGTCTCAGCGGCGGCTGCCTGGAAATCGACATCCTCGCTCGCTCCGAAGACATTACCGCGGACGGTCGGCCGACCGTCATCACCTACGACCATAGCTCCGATGCGGATCTGGTGTTCGGTTTGGCGCTGGGCTGTAACGGCGTTATCCGCGTCCTGATCGAACCTCTGCCGGGCGGGGAACCGCCGGCCTATCTGCGGGCCATTCAAACCAGCCTGGCCTTACGGCAAGCCATGGCGTTGGCCGTGGTCGTCGGCTGTTCGGACGATCTCGGGCATCGGCCGGGCGAGCGGCTATGGATCGGTGCGGATATCGCCATCGGCGGAGAACTCGCTCGAAGCGCATACGCCGAGTGCATCATCGATGATGCGCGAGAAGTTTTGAACAGTGGACGATCGGAGCTGAAAACCTATGGCAGCGGCGCGGGCGAGTTGGAGATTTTCATCGAGTCGGTCCGGCCGCCGCCTTCTTTGATCATCTTCGGCGCCGGCCACGACGCGATCCCCCTGGCGGATCTCGGCAAGCGGCTCGGTTGGCATATTACCGTGGTCGACGGCCGGCCGGCCTTCGTCTCGCGGGAACGTTTTCCCATGGCGGACGAGGTGTGCCTCTGCCGCGCCGAAGCCGTTCCGAACGACATTTCGCTGCAAGAGACCGGGGCCGCGGTGGTGATGAACCACCATTATCACCACGACCGGGCTATTCTCGCCCATCTCTTGGCCTCGCCGGTGCCTTACGTCGGCGTACTCGGCCCGCGTGAACGCACGCGAAAGATGCTCGAAGAGCTGGACCGGGACGGGCTCGGCTTCGACCAAACCCGATTGAGCCGGCTGCACGGCCCGGCCGGGCTGGACCTGGGTGCGGAGACGCCGGACCAGGTGGCTTTGTCGATCATCGCCGAGATTCTGGCGGTCTCGTCGGGGCGGTCGGGAGCGCCGCTCAAATATCGCGAAGCGCCGATACACGAACCGCCGGTGTTTTAG